Proteins from one Halovivax limisalsi genomic window:
- a CDS encoding AbrB/MazE/SpoVT family DNA-binding domain-containing protein, whose amino-acid sequence MGKSSHEANHGEELTLTVDDRGRVTLPKEIRDRLGIESNDEIPATLVGSVLEVNPNPSSKLETATADRDDWEGTTPTDAGEALFGPMEE is encoded by the coding sequence ATGGGAAAGTCCTCCCACGAAGCGAACCACGGAGAGGAACTCACGCTCACGGTAGACGACCGCGGGCGAGTAACGCTCCCGAAAGAGATCAGGGATCGGTTGGGAATCGAATCGAACGACGAAATCCCGGCGACGTTGGTCGGTTCCGTTCTCGAAGTCAACCCGAACCCGAGTTCGAAGCTAGAGACGGCGACCGCCGATCGGGACGACTGGGAAGGCACGACGCCGACTGATGCCGGAGAAGCGCTCTTCGGCCCGATGGAGGAGTGA